A stretch of the Nitratireductor thuwali genome encodes the following:
- a CDS encoding type II toxin-antitoxin system ParD family antitoxin: MTVKSSISLTDRQDAFVRSLVEEGRYPSVSAVLQQGLELLRLRMEGEEIQVEALRNLLDARREGSFVSGTTMKGRIAAIADKKRRARDI; this comes from the coding sequence ATGACCGTCAAATCCTCTATCTCGCTGACCGACCGCCAAGACGCCTTCGTTCGCAGCCTTGTCGAAGAGGGACGGTATCCGAGCGTCAGTGCCGTGCTTCAGCAAGGTCTCGAATTGCTGCGTCTCAGGATGGAAGGCGAGGAGATCCAAGTTGAAGCGCTCAGAAATCTATTAGACGCACGTCGGGAGGGCTCGTTCGTTTCAGGCACAACGATGAAAGGCAGGATCGCAGCGATAGCCGACAAGAAGCGCCGCGCCCGTGACATATAA
- a CDS encoding DUF427 domain-containing protein encodes MIKRTDRPSPGFARNPDKKITVEPFAGSVTVRVADVAVAETIRAKLLKEDGYPPVLYIPFEDIGFANLEPTDTKTHCPYKGDASYWRLAMPGEPGEDLMWAYEAPYDEMAEIKDHGAFYEDRVTIETKKD; translated from the coding sequence ATGATCAAACGAACGGACAGGCCCTCCCCCGGCTTCGCCCGCAATCCCGACAAGAAGATCACGGTCGAGCCTTTTGCGGGATCGGTGACCGTCAGGGTCGCAGATGTGGCCGTCGCCGAAACCATAAGGGCCAAGCTGCTGAAGGAGGACGGCTATCCGCCGGTCCTCTACATTCCCTTCGAAGATATCGGCTTTGCCAACCTTGAGCCAACCGATACCAAGACGCACTGCCCCTACAAGGGCGATGCGAGCTATTGGCGGCTGGCCATGCCCGGAGAGCCGGGCGAAGACCTGATGTGGGCCTATGAAGCGCCCTATGACGAGATGGCCGAGATCAAGGACCACGGCGCCTTCTACGAAGACCGGGTGACCATCGAGACGAAAAAGGATTAG
- a CDS encoding DUF1499 domain-containing protein → MSMAGIMEERRARAADWSRSVSTFALVLFIVSALAHRFALLETVPFLWILGIVGALALAGLLLALLALVQMWEHGLLGLGAAAAGLIVALLVLTPYAISAYRLATHPQLVDISTDPVDPPALRRARDLRSPPMNPVQPPTARERARQEKAYPELTGRRYEYAPETVAAVIQGLLADRGWTVVSGPEPVAEGNALSIEAVAWSYFLGFASDVAIRVEDRANATYVEMRSASRYGRHDLGDNAKRIERFLNDLDTRMESLEAL, encoded by the coding sequence ATGTCGATGGCTGGAATCATGGAAGAGCGCCGTGCAAGAGCGGCCGACTGGTCTCGCTCGGTGTCGACGTTCGCGCTCGTGCTTTTCATCGTATCGGCGCTCGCCCACCGCTTTGCGCTGCTGGAGACCGTCCCGTTTCTGTGGATCCTGGGCATTGTCGGCGCGTTGGCGCTGGCCGGACTGCTGCTCGCCCTTTTGGCTCTCGTGCAGATGTGGGAGCACGGGCTTTTGGGCCTGGGCGCGGCGGCGGCCGGCCTCATCGTGGCGCTTCTGGTGCTGACGCCTTACGCCATATCCGCCTATCGGCTCGCAACGCACCCGCAACTGGTCGATATCTCCACAGATCCGGTAGATCCGCCCGCCTTGCGCCGGGCACGGGATCTGCGATCCCCGCCGATGAACCCGGTCCAACCGCCGACGGCACGGGAAAGGGCAAGGCAGGAAAAGGCATATCCGGAACTGACGGGGCGGCGCTACGAATATGCGCCCGAAACCGTTGCCGCCGTCATACAAGGCCTCCTTGCCGATCGCGGCTGGACGGTCGTGAGCGGCCCGGAACCGGTTGCGGAGGGCAACGCGCTCTCGATAGAGGCGGTGGCCTGGTCCTACTTCCTCGGGTTTGCCTCGGACGTGGCGATCCGCGTGGAGGATCGCGCCAACGCCACCTATGTCGAGATGCGGTCGGCCTCGCGCTATGGCCGGCATGATCTCGGCGACAACGCCAAGCGCATAGAGCGCTTCCTGAACGACCTCGACACCCGCATGGAATCGCTCGAGGCTCTCTGA
- the galE gene encoding UDP-glucose 4-epimerase GalE — MAVLVTGGAGYIGSHMVWELLDHGEDVVVLDRLSTGFDWAVAEPARLVVGDIADQKLVEETIERCSIDAIIHFAGSIIVPESVADPLGYYLNNTVKSRALIESAVRTGVRHFIFSSTAAVYGTPQANPVSEEEPLKPESPYGTSKLMTELMLRDTAAAHDFAYTALRYFNVCGADPKLRTGQSTKGATHLIKVACETATGKRPQMEVFGDDYPTRDGTCVRDYIHVSDLVNAHYLALERLRAGGGSLMANCGYGRGYSVLDVIDTVKRVSGTDFAVKRSARRPGDAVSIVASAERCVSKLGWKPQHDDLEEIVSHALRWEEKLARRNRL, encoded by the coding sequence GTGGCGGTTCTGGTGACGGGCGGCGCCGGCTATATCGGCAGCCATATGGTCTGGGAACTGCTCGACCATGGCGAGGACGTCGTCGTCCTCGACCGGCTGTCGACCGGGTTCGACTGGGCCGTGGCCGAGCCCGCGCGCCTGGTGGTCGGCGATATCGCCGACCAGAAGCTGGTCGAGGAAACCATCGAGCGCTGTTCGATCGACGCCATCATCCACTTCGCCGGCTCGATCATCGTGCCCGAATCCGTCGCCGATCCGCTCGGCTACTATCTGAACAACACGGTGAAATCGCGGGCGCTGATCGAAAGCGCGGTGCGCACGGGCGTGCGCCATTTCATCTTCTCCTCGACGGCTGCCGTCTACGGCACGCCGCAAGCCAATCCGGTTTCCGAGGAAGAGCCGCTGAAGCCCGAATCTCCCTACGGCACGTCGAAGCTGATGACCGAGCTGATGCTGCGCGATACCGCCGCGGCCCATGACTTCGCCTATACGGCGCTGCGCTATTTCAATGTCTGCGGCGCCGACCCGAAGCTGCGCACCGGCCAGTCCACCAAGGGGGCCACGCACCTGATCAAGGTCGCCTGCGAGACCGCGACGGGCAAGCGCCCGCAGATGGAGGTCTTCGGCGACGACTATCCGACGCGGGACGGCACCTGCGTGCGCGATTACATCCACGTCTCGGATCTGGTGAACGCGCATTACCTGGCGCTTGAGCGCCTGCGCGCCGGCGGCGGGAGCCTGATGGCCAATTGCGGCTATGGCCGCGGCTATTCGGTTCTCGACGTGATCGACACCGTCAAGCGCGTCAGCGGCACGGATTTCGCCGTGAAGCGGAGCGCCAGACGCCCCGGAGACGCGGTGTCCATCGTGGCCAGCGCGGAGCGCTGCGTCTCGAAGCTCGGATGGAAGCCGCAGCATGACGATCTGGAAGAGATCGTCAGCCATGCCTTGCGCTGGGAGGAGAAGCTGGCGCGCCGCAATCGGCTGTAA
- a CDS encoding biotin transporter BioY produces MSQAIASRPLVSLALPEKGMSRLFAQGLIALTGTLLLTLAAKSKVVLGPVDLSLQNLAILLIAASFGFRLGVATLLLYLAEGAMGLPVFQSTPEKGIGLAYMVGPTGGYLVGFVVMAAMVGWAADRGWDRNVLKLGGVMFAAQAVLLFLGFAWLATLIGADKAWQFGVAPFILPDLVKAALAACLVSAGWSVLKAFGIGR; encoded by the coding sequence ATGTCCCAGGCTATCGCTTCAAGACCGCTCGTTTCACTCGCGCTGCCCGAAAAGGGCATGTCCCGCCTGTTCGCGCAGGGCCTGATCGCCCTGACGGGAACGCTGCTGCTTACCCTGGCGGCCAAGAGCAAGGTGGTGCTCGGCCCGGTCGATCTTTCGCTGCAGAACCTGGCGATCCTGCTGATCGCCGCTTCCTTCGGCTTCCGGCTCGGCGTGGCCACGCTGCTTCTTTATCTCGCCGAGGGCGCCATGGGCCTTCCCGTCTTCCAGAGCACGCCTGAAAAGGGCATCGGCCTTGCCTATATGGTCGGCCCGACCGGCGGCTATCTCGTCGGCTTCGTCGTCATGGCCGCGATGGTGGGCTGGGCCGCCGACCGCGGCTGGGACCGCAACGTGCTCAAGCTCGGCGGCGTCATGTTCGCCGCGCAGGCGGTATTGCTGTTCCTCGGCTTTGCCTGGCTGGCAACGCTGATCGGCGCCGACAAGGCGTGGCAGTTCGGCGTCGCGCCCTTCATCCTGCCGGATCTCGTCAAGGCCGCGCTCGCCGCCTGCCTGGTCTCGGCCGGCTGGAGCGTGCTGAAGGCCTTCGGCATCGGCCGCTAG
- a CDS encoding long-chain-fatty-acid--CoA ligase: MHGLMQEWPLLCHKIIDHAARQHGGREIVTRSVEGPITRTTYAGLRDRALRVAARLEMEGYRPGDRIATMAWNSARHLEVWYGAMGMGGVYHTLNPRLFPDQIAWIMNHASDRCLFVDLTFLPIVEKIAKDIPSLERIVVLTDGEHLPETAPQGAVAYEDWLAEAPDGFQWRSFDESAAAGMCYTSGTTGEPKGVLYSHRSNVLHAMMAVMPDAMGLSARDVVLPVVPMFHANAWGLAQSAPMVGAKLVMPGPRLDGEGIYELLEAEKVTFTAAVPTVWLMLLQYLEKTGRKLPHLQRVVIGGSACPRSMTRKFQDHYDVEVIHAWGMTEMSPLGSLCTFKPEYQALAGEERLDVQDKQGFAPFGVEMRIVDDERRELPWDGRTFGRLEVRGPAVASAYYGGAGSEQFDAEGWFDTGDVAHIDRYGYLKITDRAKDVIKSGGEWISTIELENLAVGHPDVMEAAVVGIHHPKWGERPLLIVVPRDGASPTKEAMLDYLRGKVANWWLPDDVVVVEELPHTATGKIQKTALRRQFGDYRLPGSESMASPLL, encoded by the coding sequence ATGCACGGGCTGATGCAGGAATGGCCGCTATTGTGCCACAAGATCATCGACCACGCCGCAAGGCAGCATGGCGGGCGGGAAATCGTGACCCGCAGCGTGGAAGGGCCGATAACCCGCACCACCTACGCCGGCCTGCGCGACCGCGCACTGCGGGTGGCGGCCCGGCTGGAAATGGAGGGATACCGCCCGGGCGACCGCATCGCGACCATGGCCTGGAACAGCGCCCGCCATCTCGAGGTCTGGTACGGCGCGATGGGCATGGGCGGCGTCTATCACACGCTCAACCCGAGGCTGTTCCCCGACCAGATCGCCTGGATCATGAACCACGCCAGCGACCGGTGCCTGTTCGTCGACCTGACCTTCCTGCCGATTGTCGAAAAGATCGCCAAGGACATTCCCTCGCTCGAAAGGATCGTCGTGCTCACCGATGGGGAGCACCTGCCCGAGACGGCGCCGCAGGGGGCGGTCGCCTATGAGGACTGGCTGGCGGAGGCGCCCGACGGGTTCCAGTGGCGCAGCTTCGACGAAAGCGCGGCCGCCGGCATGTGCTATACCTCCGGCACGACCGGCGAGCCCAAGGGCGTTCTCTACAGCCACCGTTCGAACGTGCTCCACGCCATGATGGCGGTGATGCCCGACGCGATGGGGCTTTCCGCGCGCGATGTGGTGCTGCCCGTCGTGCCGATGTTCCACGCCAATGCATGGGGGCTGGCGCAGAGCGCCCCGATGGTGGGCGCCAAGCTGGTGATGCCCGGACCGCGCCTGGACGGCGAGGGGATATACGAACTGCTGGAGGCGGAGAAGGTGACGTTCACCGCCGCCGTTCCGACCGTGTGGCTGATGCTGCTGCAATATCTGGAGAAGACGGGAAGGAAACTGCCCCATCTCCAGCGGGTCGTCATCGGCGGCTCGGCCTGTCCGCGTTCCATGACGCGCAAATTCCAGGATCACTACGATGTCGAGGTCATCCACGCCTGGGGCATGACGGAAATGTCGCCGCTGGGCTCGTTGTGCACCTTCAAGCCCGAATATCAGGCGCTTGCCGGCGAGGAAAGGCTCGACGTGCAGGACAAGCAGGGCTTCGCGCCCTTTGGCGTCGAAATGCGCATCGTCGACGACGAGCGGCGGGAGCTGCCCTGGGACGGCCGGACCTTCGGCCGGCTTGAGGTGCGCGGCCCGGCGGTGGCGAGCGCATACTATGGCGGCGCCGGAAGCGAGCAGTTCGACGCCGAAGGGTGGTTCGACACGGGCGACGTCGCGCATATCGACCGGTACGGCTATCTCAAGATCACCGACCGGGCGAAGGACGTGATCAAGTCCGGCGGCGAGTGGATTTCCACCATCGAGCTCGAAAACCTGGCCGTCGGCCATCCGGACGTGATGGAGGCCGCCGTCGTCGGCATCCATCATCCCAAATGGGGTGAGCGTCCCCTTCTCATCGTCGTTCCGCGCGATGGCGCATCGCCGACGAAGGAAGCGATGCTCGACTACCTCCGCGGCAAGGTCGCCAATTGGTGGCTTCCCGACGACGTGGTGGTGGTCGAGGAACTGCCGCACACGGCGACCGGCAAGATCCAGAAGACCGCTTTGCGCAGGCAATTCGGCGACTACCGCCTTCCCGGCAGCGAAAGCATGGCCTCACCATTGCTTTGA
- a CDS encoding type II toxin-antitoxin system RelE/ParE family toxin has translation MTYKVTFSSDAERDFGLIFEFLLESYIDFGEALASAIDRAEERVQAIRADIEDLAKAPHRGSLHEEILPGLRHLTLGRAVVWFDIVEKKNDVRVLAVFFGGQDHLRHMLARLLA, from the coding sequence GTGACATATAAGGTCACGTTCTCGTCGGACGCGGAGCGTGATTTCGGACTCATCTTCGAATTTCTTCTTGAGAGCTACATCGATTTCGGCGAGGCGCTCGCATCGGCAATCGATCGCGCGGAAGAGCGTGTTCAGGCAATCCGCGCCGATATCGAGGACCTTGCCAAAGCGCCGCATCGCGGGTCACTGCATGAAGAAATCCTGCCCGGCCTTCGCCATCTAACCCTTGGCCGGGCCGTCGTCTGGTTCGATATCGTCGAAAAGAAAAACGATGTCCGGGTTCTCGCGGTCTTTTTCGGTGGCCAGGACCATCTACGGCACATGCTGGCCAGGCTTCTCGCATAG
- a CDS encoding phosphomannomutase produces the protein MGAPFKAYDVRGQIPQELNVPFAYRFAQATKASLGTKSVVLGHDMRLDSPALAQALAQGFLDSGVDVLPVGQCGTEEVYFHTARSGADAGLMVTASHNPIDYNGIKMVLKGAAAATPDNAFNAIEKLLRSDRLFETASSYAERGVLHETCDREAYIERLLAEVAGQDLKPLKIVCHAGNGCAGPVIDLLERHLPFTFIKVDHEPDPRLPNGIPNPLLPEKREKASRAVVEHGADLAIAWDGDFDRCFLYDHLGRFVEGYYLVGMIAKHMLEKAPGGIILYDPRLTWNTIDVVEAAGGVAKPCRTGHAYFKQMMREENAIYGGEMSAHHYFRDFSYCDSGMLAWLAVVSELSASGARLADVLEERIAKFPCSGEINFTVNDAKGVLEKVAEHYQRLNPELETLDGLGMAFDNWRFNLRASNTEPLLRLNVETRGDKALLTEKVDELRGLIEGG, from the coding sequence ATGGGCGCTCCTTTCAAGGCGTATGACGTTCGCGGCCAAATTCCACAGGAACTCAACGTTCCCTTCGCCTATCGTTTTGCCCAGGCGACGAAGGCCTCGCTCGGCACCAAATCGGTCGTTCTGGGGCACGACATGCGCCTCGACAGCCCGGCGCTGGCGCAGGCGCTGGCCCAGGGCTTTCTCGACAGCGGCGTGGACGTGCTCCCGGTCGGCCAGTGCGGCACCGAAGAGGTCTATTTCCATACCGCACGCTCCGGCGCGGATGCCGGCCTGATGGTGACGGCGAGCCACAATCCGATCGACTACAACGGCATCAAGATGGTGCTGAAGGGCGCGGCCGCCGCAACGCCCGACAACGCCTTCAACGCCATCGAGAAGCTGTTGCGCTCGGACAGGCTTTTCGAAACCGCCAGCAGCTACGCCGAGCGCGGCGTGCTTCACGAAACATGCGACCGCGAGGCCTATATCGAGCGGCTTCTGGCGGAAGTGGCCGGACAAGACCTCAAGCCGCTGAAGATCGTCTGCCACGCCGGCAATGGCTGCGCCGGCCCGGTGATCGACCTTCTGGAACGGCACCTGCCCTTCACCTTCATAAAGGTCGATCATGAGCCCGATCCCCGTCTGCCCAACGGCATACCGAACCCTCTTCTTCCGGAAAAGCGCGAGAAAGCCAGCCGCGCCGTCGTCGAGCATGGCGCGGACCTTGCCATCGCCTGGGACGGCGATTTCGACCGCTGCTTCCTCTATGATCACCTCGGCCGCTTCGTGGAGGGCTATTACCTCGTCGGCATGATCGCCAAGCACATGCTGGAAAAGGCGCCGGGCGGCATCATCCTCTACGATCCGCGACTGACCTGGAACACGATCGACGTGGTCGAGGCGGCCGGCGGCGTCGCCAAGCCGTGCCGCACGGGCCACGCCTATTTCAAGCAGATGATGCGCGAGGAGAACGCCATCTATGGCGGCGAGATGAGCGCGCACCACTATTTCCGGGATTTCAGCTACTGCGATTCGGGCATGCTGGCGTGGCTTGCCGTCGTCTCGGAACTGTCGGCCTCAGGCGCCAGGCTGGCCGACGTCCTGGAAGAAAGGATCGCCAAATTCCCGTGCTCCGGCGAGATCAACTTCACCGTCAACGACGCCAAGGGCGTGCTCGAGAAGGTGGCCGAGCACTACCAGCGGCTGAACCCCGAGCTCGAGACGCTCGACGGCCTCGGCATGGCCTTCGACAACTGGCGCTTCAACCTGCGCGCATCCAACACCGAACCGCTCCTGAGGCTCAACGTGGAAACCCGCGGCGACAAGGCCTTGCTCACGGAGAAGGTGGACGAGCTGAGAGGGCTGATCGAAGGCGGCTGA
- a CDS encoding sugar transferase has protein sequence MSAGEMSGLSSGSGAHRIKRAFDLALSLPGLAVAAPVIAAMGLLIRLTSKGPAIYSQMRVGRGGRPFRCYKLRTMRADTPSVPTHEAQKTAITGVGRFLRRTKLDELPQLWNVAKGDMSLVGPRPCLTTQDELIAHRERLGVFSSRPGITGLAQLRGIDMSRPALCAQTDAEYLANWTLAGDVAIIIRTAIPAFGRSRL, from the coding sequence ATGAGCGCGGGTGAAATGTCCGGACTGTCTTCCGGGAGCGGCGCCCACAGGATCAAGCGTGCTTTCGACCTGGCGCTGTCCCTGCCGGGCCTTGCCGTGGCGGCGCCCGTCATTGCGGCGATGGGCCTGCTCATCAGGCTCACTTCGAAGGGCCCGGCCATATACAGCCAGATGCGCGTCGGCCGGGGCGGCAGGCCGTTCCGCTGCTACAAGCTGCGCACCATGCGCGCCGACACGCCGTCGGTGCCCACCCATGAAGCGCAAAAGACCGCCATCACGGGCGTCGGCCGCTTCTTGCGCCGCACCAAGCTCGATGAGCTGCCGCAACTGTGGAACGTGGCGAAGGGCGACATGTCGCTCGTCGGTCCCCGCCCCTGCCTCACCACCCAGGACGAACTGATCGCGCATCGCGAGCGGCTGGGGGTCTTCTCGAGCCGTCCGGGCATCACGGGCCTTGCCCAGTTGCGCGGCATCGACATGTCGCGGCCGGCCCTGTGCGCACAAACGGATGCGGAATATCTGGCGAACTGGACGCTGGCCGGCGACGTCGCGATCATCATACGCACCGCCATCCCCGCCTTTGGCCGTTCCCGCCTATAG
- a CDS encoding MBL fold metallo-hydrolase gives MEFDTKFDPRYGQPVEVAPGVRRLTVNNPSPFTFHGTNSYIVGASSLAVVDPGPEDEAHLRALLGAIGNRPVSHIFVSHTHRDHSPLAGRLAALTGATVCAEGPHRAARPLRTGELNPLDASADTDFKPDMFLADEQTVEGDGWSIRAIHTPGHTANHCAFALEGTGIVFSADHVMAWSTTIVAPPDGAMSDFMASLDRMLERDDRLLLPGHGGAVARPRSFLRGLKTHRKMRERAILERLSSGDRTIREIVRAIYRDTDPRLHGAAGLSVLAHLEDLVSRGRARAEGEPSIDGIYHPA, from the coding sequence ATGGAATTCGATACCAAGTTCGACCCTCGCTACGGCCAGCCGGTCGAGGTCGCGCCTGGCGTCCGGCGCCTCACCGTCAACAATCCGAGCCCGTTCACCTTTCACGGCACCAACAGCTACATCGTCGGCGCATCCTCGCTGGCCGTGGTCGATCCCGGCCCCGAGGACGAGGCCCATTTGCGAGCCCTGCTCGGCGCCATCGGCAACCGTCCCGTCAGCCACATCTTCGTCAGCCACACCCACCGCGACCACTCGCCGCTGGCGGGCCGGCTCGCCGCGCTCACCGGCGCGACGGTCTGCGCCGAGGGACCGCACCGCGCGGCAAGGCCGCTGCGGACAGGCGAGTTGAACCCGCTCGACGCCAGCGCCGATACGGATTTCAAGCCCGACATGTTTCTGGCGGACGAGCAGACTGTCGAAGGAGACGGCTGGTCGATCCGCGCCATCCACACGCCCGGCCACACCGCCAACCACTGCGCCTTCGCGCTGGAAGGCACCGGCATCGTCTTCTCCGCCGACCATGTGATGGCATGGTCGACGACCATCGTCGCCCCGCCGGACGGCGCCATGTCGGACTTCATGGCCTCGCTCGACCGCATGCTCGAGCGCGACGACCGGCTGCTTCTGCCCGGCCATGGCGGCGCCGTGGCAAGACCCAGATCGTTCCTTCGGGGGCTGAAGACGCACCGCAAAATGCGCGAACGCGCCATTCTGGAGCGGCTGTCGTCCGGCGACCGGACGATCCGCGAGATCGTTCGCGCGATCTACCGCGACACGGACCCCCGGCTGCACGGCGCCGCCGGCCTGTCCGTTCTGGCTCATCTCGAGGACCTGGTTTCCCGCGGCCGCGCGCGAGCCGAAGGCGAACCGTCCATCGACGGGATCTATCATCCCGCATAG
- a CDS encoding nucleoside-diphosphate sugar epimerase/dehydratase, with amino-acid sequence MTLIRAREWLQARPRRTKRLMLVAADFLGLMFIIWVSFCIRFDRIFVPNMEQAMFIVAGPLIAIPIFAYMGLYRAVLRYLRERAIWTIVQAVTVSTLIWVSLVFLTLSYGASGIPRTIAVLYWVGSIAAVAGTRFAVKWLLRSGVPRAADKQKVLVYGAGDPAVHLVEALNASPDRRVVGFLSDDPGLRGMDILGIRVFATDRLEELIPNLGVTEVIIATNQASSRRRRELVASLGRFPVKIRVLPPIADLASGKYIVSYIRDIDIDDLLGRSPVPADPELMRSTVAGRTILISGAAGSIGSAVCRTVAQAKPAKLVLLEMNELGLYQIERELRRYGDFAIVPVLGSVTDEALVKRTLREHSVETVYHCAAYKHVSLVEQNVIEGVRNNILGTLNLVKESCAADVENFVLISSDKAVRPKSVMGATKRWAELIVRHYGNRTDRGGKQGVFSSVRFGNVIGSSGSVVPLFKEQIAAGGPVTLTDEKMTRYFMSVREAAELIVQAGALSNSGDILLLDMGEPVRIRDLARDMIMLAGLTVRDDDNPDGDIEIKTIGMRNGEKLSEELFYDPTGVTATRHPKILRANPQNGKAVRIPAMIAQMREALETGDEDAVRQVLFGHLEKGGDVAIVASSASDAGDEAPVAQYGRPA; translated from the coding sequence ATGACGTTGATCAGAGCCCGTGAATGGCTTCAGGCCCGTCCGCGGCGGACGAAGCGCCTGATGCTGGTTGCCGCTGATTTTCTTGGCCTGATGTTCATCATCTGGGTCTCGTTCTGCATCCGGTTCGACCGCATTTTCGTGCCGAACATGGAACAGGCGATGTTCATCGTCGCCGGGCCGCTGATCGCCATCCCGATCTTCGCCTATATGGGGCTTTACCGCGCCGTCCTGCGCTATCTGCGTGAGCGGGCGATCTGGACGATCGTCCAGGCCGTCACCGTCTCGACGCTGATCTGGGTCAGCCTCGTGTTTCTCACGCTGTCCTACGGCGCCTCCGGCATTCCCCGGACGATTGCTGTGCTCTACTGGGTCGGCAGCATCGCCGCCGTTGCCGGCACCCGCTTCGCCGTCAAATGGCTGCTGCGGAGCGGCGTCCCGCGCGCGGCGGACAAGCAGAAAGTGCTCGTTTACGGGGCGGGCGATCCGGCCGTGCATCTCGTCGAGGCGCTGAACGCCTCGCCGGACCGCCGGGTGGTCGGCTTCCTGTCCGACGACCCCGGGCTGCGGGGCATGGACATTCTTGGCATTCGCGTTTTCGCCACGGATCGGCTCGAGGAACTCATCCCCAATCTCGGCGTGACGGAGGTCATCATCGCCACCAACCAGGCCAGTTCGCGGCGGCGCCGCGAGCTGGTGGCGAGCCTGGGCCGTTTTCCGGTCAAGATCCGTGTGCTCCCGCCGATCGCCGATCTGGCCTCGGGCAAGTATATCGTCAGCTATATCCGCGACATCGACATCGACGACCTGCTTGGCCGCTCTCCGGTTCCGGCCGATCCGGAGCTGATGCGGTCCACCGTTGCCGGGCGCACCATCTTGATCTCCGGCGCGGCGGGGTCCATCGGCTCGGCGGTCTGCCGCACCGTCGCGCAGGCCAAGCCCGCCAAGCTCGTGCTGTTGGAGATGAACGAGCTCGGCCTCTACCAGATCGAGCGGGAGCTGCGGCGCTACGGCGACTTTGCCATCGTTCCCGTCCTCGGCTCGGTCACCGACGAGGCGCTGGTGAAGCGAACCCTGCGCGAGCATTCCGTCGAGACGGTCTATCACTGCGCCGCCTATAAGCATGTATCGCTCGTCGAGCAGAATGTGATCGAGGGCGTGCGCAACAATATTCTGGGCACGCTGAATCTCGTGAAGGAGTCCTGCGCGGCCGATGTCGAAAACTTCGTCCTGATCTCCTCGGACAAGGCGGTGCGGCCGAAAAGCGTCATGGGCGCGACCAAGCGCTGGGCCGAGCTGATCGTCCGCCACTACGGCAACAGGACGGATAGGGGCGGAAAACAGGGCGTCTTCTCCTCGGTCAGGTTCGGCAATGTCATCGGGTCCAGCGGCTCTGTGGTGCCCTTGTTCAAGGAGCAGATAGCGGCCGGCGGTCCCGTCACCCTGACGGATGAGAAGATGACGCGCTATTTCATGTCGGTTCGCGAGGCGGCCGAGCTGATCGTCCAGGCGGGCGCGCTGTCGAACAGTGGCGACATCCTCCTCCTCGACATGGGCGAGCCGGTCAGGATCCGCGACCTGGCCAGGGACATGATCATGCTCGCCGGCCTGACCGTCCGCGACGACGACAATCCGGACGGGGATATCGAGATCAAGACGATCGGCATGCGCAATGGCGAGAAATTGAGCGAGGAGCTCTTTTACGATCCGACCGGTGTCACCGCCACGCGCCATCCCAAGATCCTTCGCGCCAATCCCCAGAACGGGAAGGCGGTGCGTATTCCGGCCATGATCGCACAGATGAGGGAAGCCCTTGAAACCGGCGACGAGGATGCGGTGCGGCAGGTCCTGTTCGGGCATCTCGAAAAGGGAGGCGATGTCGCCATCGTCGCCTCCTCGGCCTCCGACGCTGGAGACGAGGCGCCGGTGGCGCAGTACGGCCGGCCCGCTTGA